In Rhineura floridana isolate rRhiFlo1 chromosome 1, rRhiFlo1.hap2, whole genome shotgun sequence, the following proteins share a genomic window:
- the LOC133386915 gene encoding SOSS complex subunit C — MASNSPGQGFQNKNRVAILAELDKEKRKLLMQNQSSTNHPGASISLARSSLNKDFRDHAEQQHIAAQQKAALQHAHAHSSGYFITQDSAFGNLILPVLPRHDLE, encoded by the exons ATGGCTTCAAACTCTCCTGGGCAAG GGTTTCAGAATAAAAACAGGGTTGCAATTTTGGCTGAGCTAGATAAGGAGAAGAGGAAACTACTGATGCAAAATCAGTCTTCTACAAATCACCCTGGAGCCAG CATCTCTCTCGCTAGATCCTCCCTTAACAAAGATTTTCGTGATCATGCTGAGCAGCAGCACATTGCTGCACAGCAGAAGGCTGCTCTACAG CATGCTCATGCACATTCTTCAGGATACTTTATAACCCAAGACTCTGCCTTTGGAAACCTTATTCTTCCTGTGTTGCCACGACATGATTTAGAGTGA